A segment of the bacterium genome:
CGCGGCGCGACCGTCAGTCGAGCACGTCCCAGACGTCGGTCTGGCCGATCACCACGCTCGAGCACTCGGCCCCGCCGAGCGCGACGCGCACGTCGAGCGGCCGGCCGGGGAAGGCGACGTCGCAGGGGAATCCGGCCGCGCGGACGTCGAAGCTGCGGCCGTCCGCCGCGAGCCGGTACGCCAAAGGTCGGGCGCAACCGTCGAGCGGAACGGCGGCGACGTAGACCGGGACGAGAAGGTCGAGCGACGCCGGCGCGTGGTCGTTGTCAACGGCGTACGAGCAGACCGCGTTGGCGACGGCGCTCAGCGCGCCGGCGGACGCGAGCGCGTACTCGCGCTCGGAAACCTCCGCCGGCGTCGTCGTCGTCACGACGCCCGTCGCGATCGTCACGTCGGCGTCGAGCCCGACGCCGCCCGGCCTCCCGTCGCGCCCGAGGCTCGTCAGGGAGTACGCGTCGCGCCGCAGCGAAACGACGATGTCGCCGCCGTAGGCGTCCCGCAGGGGAAGGGCGTCGATGTAGAACGGGACGAGCTCGGCGAGCGAAGCGGGATACTCGTTGCTGTCCACGCGGTAGGCCTCGAGCCCCATCGCGAGGCGGCGCAGGATGCGCCGGTTCCAGCGCGCGGCCTCGCCCTGCGTCAGCAGGCGGAGCGGCGCCGACGTGACCTCGCCGTTGGTCATCGTCACGACGCCTCCGCCGGGGAGCCGCGTCTCCAACGTGAACGACCACTTCGAGGGGCGGTAGGTGTAGACGCCTCCGAACGGATTCCTCGCGAGCGACGCGGGGGCGAAGTCGGGGACGAGCTGCGCGAGGTCGGCCGGCCACGCGCCGCGCACGGCGCAGTAGGTCATGACCGCGCGCGCCAGCCGCTCCGTCCGCTCCACGGCTTCCCGTTCTTCCACGAGCGTCGCGCCGCGGCTCGCCGGCGCGGCGTTCGGCGGCCAGGTGGACGGCGGCGGAAAGAACGAACCCCCGCGCGCCGCGGACCCGGCGACGCCGCCGAGCAACAGCGCCGATGCAACGACCAACCCGCGAAGAGAAGCGGAGATCATCGACACCCCCTCGGGCGCTCGGCCCGTCGTTCGTAGACGACGCACTCGTCCGGACGCCGGCGCCGCAACCGCGCCGCGCCGCGCCGAACGGAGCCTCGGCGGCGACCGCC
Coding sequences within it:
- a CDS encoding type II secretion system protein GspG, whose protein sequence is MISASLRGLVVASALLLGGVAGSAARGGSFFPPPSTWPPNAAPASRGATLVEEREAVERTERLARAVMTYCAVRGAWPADLAQLVPDFAPASLARNPFGGVYTYRPSKWSFTLETRLPGGGVVTMTNGEVTSAPLRLLTQGEAARWNRRILRRLAMGLEAYRVDSNEYPASLAELVPFYIDALPLRDAYGGDIVVSLRRDAYSLTSLGRDGRPGGVGLDADVTIATGVVTTTTPAEVSEREYALASAGALSAVANAVCSYAVDNDHAPASLDLLVPVYVAAVPLDGCARPLAYRLAADGRSFDVRAAGFPCDVAFPGRPLDVRVALGGAECSSVVIGQTDVWDVLD